From one Trueperella pyogenes genomic stretch:
- the uriH gene encoding uridine-preferring nucleoside hydrolase UriH, which produces MPRKIILDCDPGHDDAIAMLLAHGSPDIELLGISTVNGNQTLDKVTNNARRLATQFNMRGVPIVRGASRPLVREPVVAPEQHGESGLDGVVLPEPADLDPRHAVQFIIDTLMAHQPGEVTLVPTGPLTNIALAARLEPRIVERAREVVLMGGSCHGGNWSAAAEFNIMADPEAAHIVFGEKWPVVMVGLDLTHQALATDAVIDQLTDIGGPTAQFVLDLFAFFRQAYKDSQGFDHPPVHDPCTVAYLIDPSVVKIVKAPIQIELSGALTTGMTVVDVRTPPGPDCHTWAATELDFDRFWHLIFQAVRNVNRSLAAQRA; this is translated from the coding sequence ATGCCCCGGAAAATAATTCTCGACTGCGACCCTGGCCACGACGACGCCATCGCCATGTTGCTCGCCCACGGCAGCCCGGACATTGAATTGCTCGGCATAAGCACCGTTAATGGCAACCAGACACTAGATAAGGTCACCAACAACGCACGCCGGCTTGCCACGCAGTTCAATATGCGCGGCGTGCCAATCGTCCGCGGGGCGTCCCGCCCACTGGTGCGAGAACCAGTGGTGGCGCCCGAACAGCACGGCGAATCCGGGCTGGACGGCGTCGTGCTGCCTGAACCTGCGGATCTTGACCCGCGCCACGCAGTCCAATTCATCATTGATACGCTCATGGCACACCAACCGGGTGAAGTTACCCTAGTGCCGACCGGGCCGCTGACGAACATTGCGCTGGCTGCACGCCTGGAGCCGCGTATCGTCGAACGTGCACGCGAGGTAGTGCTGATGGGCGGCAGCTGTCACGGTGGAAATTGGTCGGCTGCCGCCGAATTCAACATCATGGCCGACCCAGAGGCGGCACACATCGTGTTTGGCGAAAAGTGGCCGGTGGTCATGGTTGGTCTCGACCTGACGCATCAAGCACTCGCCACAGATGCGGTCATTGACCAGCTCACTGACATTGGCGGGCCAACCGCGCAGTTCGTCCTGGACCTATTTGCTTTCTTCCGCCAGGCCTACAAAGATTCACAAGGCTTCGACCATCCACCCGTGCATGACCCTTGCACCGTGGCATATTTGATCGATCCCAGCGTCGTGAAAATCGTCAAAGCGCCGATACAGATTGAACTGAGCGGGGCACTGACGACGGGCATGACGGTTGTCGACGTACGCACGCCTCCCGGCCCCGATTGCCACACCTGGGCAGCTACCGAGTTGGATTTTGACCGCTTCTGGCATCTGATCTTCCAGGCAGTACGCAACGTCAACCGCAGCCTAGCGGCCCAACGCGCTTGA
- the eno gene encoding phosphopyruvate hydratase — translation MANIEAVHAREILDSRGNPTVEVEVLLDDGHYGRAGVPSGASTGAFEAVELRDGDKSRYGGKGTAQAVANVIEAMEEELIGLDASEQRYIDQVLRDLDGTPNKGKLGANGILGVSLAVAKASAESAGLPLYSYLGGPNSHVLPVPMMNILNGGSHADSNVDIQEFMIAPIGAPTFKEALRMGAEVYHELKAVLKERGLSTGLGDEGGFAPNLPTNAAALDLIVEAIERAGYKPGADVALALDVASTEFFKDGKYMFEGGEKDTAYMVDYYEKLITDYPIVSIEDPLSEDEWEDWKALTARIGDRVQLVGDDLFVTNPERLAKGIEMGAANALLVKVNQIGTLTETLEAVEMAHRAGYKSMTSHRSGETEDTTIADLAVATNSGQIKTGAPARGERVNKYNQLLRIEEELDDAAVYAGASAFPRFKA, via the coding sequence GTGGCAAACATTGAAGCCGTACACGCTCGTGAAATTCTTGATTCGCGCGGTAATCCCACTGTTGAGGTCGAGGTGCTGCTAGACGATGGCCACTACGGTCGCGCTGGCGTTCCTTCGGGCGCGTCCACCGGTGCATTTGAGGCGGTTGAGCTTCGCGATGGCGACAAGTCCCGTTACGGCGGCAAGGGCACCGCTCAGGCTGTTGCCAACGTGATCGAGGCGATGGAGGAAGAGCTCATCGGCCTCGACGCTTCCGAGCAGCGCTACATCGACCAGGTTCTGCGTGATCTGGACGGTACCCCGAACAAGGGCAAGCTCGGCGCCAATGGCATCCTCGGCGTTTCGCTCGCAGTGGCGAAGGCGTCGGCCGAATCGGCCGGTCTCCCGCTCTACTCTTACCTCGGCGGTCCGAACTCCCACGTTCTGCCTGTCCCGATGATGAACATCCTCAACGGTGGCTCACATGCTGATTCCAACGTAGACATTCAGGAGTTCATGATTGCTCCGATCGGCGCTCCGACCTTCAAAGAAGCCCTCCGCATGGGTGCTGAGGTCTACCACGAGCTGAAGGCAGTGCTCAAGGAACGCGGTCTGTCCACGGGTCTCGGCGATGAGGGCGGCTTCGCCCCGAACCTGCCCACCAACGCTGCAGCTCTCGACCTCATTGTCGAGGCTATCGAGCGTGCGGGCTACAAGCCGGGCGCGGATGTTGCCCTCGCTCTCGACGTCGCTTCCACCGAATTCTTCAAGGACGGCAAGTACATGTTCGAGGGTGGCGAGAAGGACACCGCCTACATGGTGGACTACTACGAGAAGCTCATCACCGACTACCCAATCGTCTCCATCGAGGATCCGCTCTCGGAGGACGAGTGGGAGGATTGGAAGGCTCTGACTGCTCGTATTGGCGACCGTGTCCAGCTCGTGGGCGACGATCTCTTCGTCACCAACCCCGAGCGCCTTGCCAAAGGCATCGAGATGGGCGCTGCTAACGCCCTCCTGGTGAAGGTCAACCAGATTGGCACCCTGACCGAGACCCTCGAGGCCGTGGAGATGGCTCACCGCGCTGGTTACAAGTCCATGACCTCGCACCGCTCCGGTGAGACCGAGGACACCACGATTGCCGACCTCGCTGTTGCCACCAACTCCGGCCAGATCAAGACCGGTGCCCCGGCTCGTGGCGAGCGCGTCAACAAGTACAACCAGCTCCTCCGCATTGAGGAAGAGCTCGACGACGCCGCAGTCTACGCTGGCGCCTCGGCCTTCCCGCGCTTCAAGGCTTAA
- a CDS encoding FtsB family cell division protein, with the protein MSARRPSGHPRNEGAARRRTGNPPRREGSPNLGGAKVPMGAAPSGPRRHKPSIKPNAKPGGRPATKKTTSRNRRAPVREARFTKKFNVRFSGGERTRQFSMRMLAVLLFAAISVVIVASPLSQYLDQQQQKRELLRQLEETTARVELLEQELARWQDDDFVRSQARERLGYVLPGETLYLASDPAKGTPEEIVAERAKEVNDRRRQATPFYLTMWDSIQIAGASGQIVNPSNTPIIGTTPTDAPSPETPGIPGDETSPTPTGEEESAG; encoded by the coding sequence ATGAGTGCACGGCGTCCATCTGGTCACCCCCGGAATGAGGGGGCGGCGCGGCGACGCACGGGCAACCCACCGCGCAGAGAAGGTTCGCCTAACCTAGGTGGGGCGAAGGTGCCGATGGGTGCGGCTCCCTCCGGCCCTCGCCGGCATAAACCAAGTATCAAACCGAATGCCAAGCCAGGTGGCAGGCCGGCAACTAAGAAGACGACTAGCCGTAACCGGCGAGCGCCTGTACGCGAAGCGCGTTTCACGAAGAAGTTCAATGTCCGGTTCTCGGGTGGCGAACGTACTCGGCAGTTTTCTATGCGGATGCTCGCGGTGCTGCTCTTTGCTGCAATTTCGGTCGTTATTGTGGCGAGCCCTTTAAGTCAGTATCTAGACCAGCAGCAGCAAAAGCGCGAACTTTTGCGGCAGCTGGAGGAGACTACGGCTCGAGTTGAGCTTCTCGAGCAGGAGTTGGCGCGTTGGCAGGATGACGACTTCGTGCGCTCGCAGGCTCGCGAGCGCCTCGGTTATGTGCTGCCGGGCGAAACGCTTTACCTCGCCTCGGATCCTGCGAAAGGCACGCCGGAGGAAATCGTCGCTGAGCGGGCTAAGGAAGTCAATGACCGGCGTCGCCAGGCTACCCCGTTTTACTTGACGATGTGGGATTCGATCCAGATTGCGGGTGCGAGTGGGCAGATCGTTAATCCGTCTAATACCCCGATTATTGGTACGACGCCGACGGATGCGCCGTCGCCAGAGACGCCGGGCATACCTGGGGATGAGACGAGTCCGACGCCCACTGGCGAGGAGGAGAGTGCGGGCTAA
- a CDS encoding DUF501 domain-containing protein produces MNETPLVPLETLTRVAANASLASDADVAVISQQLGRAPRGLVGIGARCACGDPAVTITYPRLPDGTPFPTIFYLSLPALVKRISRAESSGQMVAFNERLENDAEYRAAHERAHRSYIERRGLLADVPQIADRSAGGMPERVKCLHALAGYALAAGPGVCPAGDDALALVGWDVNVCRCADRAEEEA; encoded by the coding sequence ATGAATGAAACGCCCTTGGTTCCGCTCGAGACCCTCACCCGTGTCGCTGCCAACGCCTCGCTTGCCAGCGACGCGGATGTGGCAGTTATTTCTCAGCAGCTCGGTCGGGCTCCGCGCGGTTTGGTGGGGATCGGCGCGCGTTGCGCGTGTGGCGACCCTGCCGTGACGATCACTTACCCGCGGCTGCCGGATGGCACGCCGTTTCCCACGATTTTTTATCTCTCGCTTCCGGCATTGGTGAAGCGTATTTCGCGTGCGGAGTCGTCGGGGCAGATGGTGGCGTTTAACGAGCGTCTTGAGAATGACGCCGAGTACCGTGCCGCCCACGAACGCGCCCACCGTTCCTATATTGAGCGGCGAGGGTTGCTTGCGGACGTGCCGCAGATCGCAGACCGGTCGGCGGGTGGAATGCCGGAGCGCGTGAAGTGCTTACACGCGTTGGCGGGATATGCGCTTGCCGCCGGTCCGGGGGTCTGCCCGGCAGGGGACGATGCGCTGGCTCTCGTCGGTTGGGACGTCAATGTTTGTCGTTGCGCTGATCGCGCGGAGGAGGAAGCATGA
- a CDS encoding Ppx/GppA phosphatase family protein, with the protein MRVAGIDCGTNSIRLLIADATDGVLHDVVRRMEVARLGQGVDRTGQFDPVALARTLAFVDDYAAQCRAHGVESIRFAATSATRDAANRQAFLDGVRERLGVEVQVLTGQEEARASFDGATSVLDGGEEPLLTVDLGGGSTEFVLGRMDGTVLGAASMDVGCVRIHERHMVSDPATEEEIAAARADVQAAMDGTGIDFGATRTLIGLAGTITTVTAKALGLEAYDAEQIHSARLPLEVIDRTCEWFIHAPVAQRAALGFMHPGRVDVISAGALVWQEVVRRVAEETRDTVAVTHAVTSEHDILDGMALWAAREPNLPQF; encoded by the coding sequence ATGAGGGTTGCCGGAATTGACTGCGGGACGAACTCGATTCGCCTGCTCATAGCGGACGCCACCGACGGCGTACTGCACGACGTCGTGCGCCGGATGGAGGTTGCCAGGCTCGGCCAGGGCGTGGATCGTACAGGCCAGTTTGACCCGGTGGCACTGGCGCGAACGCTTGCTTTCGTCGACGATTACGCTGCCCAGTGCCGTGCGCACGGGGTGGAGTCGATTCGCTTTGCGGCGACGTCGGCGACTCGTGATGCAGCTAATCGGCAGGCTTTTCTCGACGGCGTCCGGGAGCGGCTGGGCGTCGAAGTGCAGGTGTTGACTGGGCAGGAGGAGGCGCGTGCGTCGTTCGACGGCGCGACTTCGGTACTTGACGGGGGCGAAGAACCCCTACTGACGGTCGACCTCGGGGGCGGTTCTACCGAGTTCGTGCTGGGCCGGATGGACGGGACAGTTTTGGGGGCGGCGTCGATGGACGTGGGATGTGTGCGCATCCATGAGCGCCATATGGTCTCGGATCCGGCCACGGAGGAAGAGATTGCGGCGGCGCGCGCTGACGTGCAGGCAGCGATGGACGGCACTGGGATCGATTTTGGTGCAACCCGCACGCTTATCGGATTGGCCGGCACCATCACGACGGTGACGGCCAAAGCTCTGGGACTTGAGGCGTACGACGCCGAGCAGATCCACTCCGCGCGCCTGCCGCTTGAGGTCATCGACCGGACGTGCGAATGGTTTATTCACGCGCCGGTGGCACAGCGTGCAGCGCTAGGATTCATGCATCCGGGCCGTGTGGATGTGATCAGCGCTGGCGCGCTGGTGTGGCAGGAGGTCGTTCGCCGCGTCGCGGAGGAGACAAGGGATACTGTGGCGGTGACGCACGCTGTCACGTCGGAGCACGACATCCTTGATGGCATGGCGCTGTGGGCGGCGCGAGAACCGAATCTGCCGCAGTTCTAA
- the nhaA gene encoding Na+/H+ antiporter NhaA: MIARYREALKNETTAGVVLIIGAVLALIWANFPLQGAREAYDALANTTLFELHGHDMSLSLIAADLLLALFFFIVGMELKQEFVIGSLHDIRKALVPILAAVFGMAGPMLVYIAIQLLSADPNWNGWAVPVATDIAFALGVLGLFGKGLPIALRTFLMTLAVVDDLLGIIIIAIFFSDHLNFGYLALSLLVVAIFGYLAQKRILNWYFLWPLGLVAWLFMFMSGIHATIAGVLLGMTIPTIQRSTEKLPLTEHLTEKLEFYSAGFILPIFAFFAAGVNVVDSGGFLAMLTDPAAIGIYLGLPLGKTLGITGGVAIMLYVFKLELGKGLYLGDINAVALIAGIGFTVSLLIATLSFPGHDPAGPHARVAVLLGTLISLVLGAIALRGRAKWHAKNAPVYDMEHLAENRATLERHEVLADDWIEETFGEVPGGEPEVGPGHYDR, from the coding sequence ATGATCGCTCGATACCGTGAGGCTCTCAAAAACGAAACAACCGCCGGCGTTGTCCTGATAATCGGCGCAGTACTGGCTCTGATTTGGGCAAACTTCCCGCTTCAAGGAGCGCGAGAGGCGTATGACGCCCTCGCGAATACGACCCTATTTGAGCTTCATGGCCATGACATGAGCCTGTCCCTCATCGCGGCAGATCTGCTGCTGGCACTCTTCTTCTTCATCGTCGGTATGGAGCTCAAGCAGGAGTTCGTCATTGGCTCACTGCACGACATCAGGAAAGCACTTGTACCAATCCTGGCCGCCGTCTTTGGCATGGCCGGCCCCATGCTCGTCTACATAGCCATCCAGCTGCTTTCCGCCGACCCCAATTGGAACGGCTGGGCTGTGCCGGTCGCCACCGATATCGCTTTCGCCCTTGGTGTGCTCGGCCTGTTTGGCAAGGGCCTACCGATCGCGCTGCGCACCTTCCTCATGACCCTAGCCGTGGTCGATGATCTGCTCGGCATCATCATCATCGCTATCTTCTTCTCTGACCATCTCAACTTCGGTTACCTCGCCCTGTCCCTACTCGTCGTGGCGATCTTCGGTTACCTCGCCCAAAAACGTATCCTCAACTGGTACTTCTTGTGGCCGCTCGGATTGGTCGCCTGGCTCTTCATGTTCATGTCCGGCATCCACGCCACCATCGCTGGTGTACTCCTGGGTATGACGATTCCCACTATTCAGCGCTCCACCGAGAAACTACCGCTGACCGAGCACCTGACGGAGAAACTCGAGTTCTATTCCGCCGGATTCATCCTGCCCATCTTCGCGTTCTTTGCCGCCGGCGTGAACGTAGTCGACTCTGGCGGCTTCCTGGCAATGCTGACCGATCCCGCAGCGATCGGCATCTACCTCGGCCTGCCGCTAGGCAAGACTCTCGGCATCACGGGCGGCGTCGCCATCATGCTCTACGTCTTTAAGCTCGAGCTTGGAAAGGGCCTCTACCTCGGAGATATCAACGCAGTGGCACTCATCGCAGGAATCGGCTTCACCGTCTCACTCCTCATCGCCACCCTCTCCTTCCCAGGACACGACCCTGCTGGCCCACACGCGCGCGTAGCCGTCCTCCTGGGCACCCTCATCTCACTCGTCCTCGGCGCCATAGCCCTACGTGGCCGCGCCAAGTGGCACGCCAAGAATGCGCCTGTCTACGACATGGAACACCTCGCCGAAAACCGCGCCACACTCGAGCGCCACGAAGTCCTCGCAGACGATTGGATCGAAGAGACCTTCGGCGAAGTTCCCGGCGGCGAGCCCGAAGTCGGCCCTGGTCACTACGACCGTTAA
- a CDS encoding ABC transporter ATP-binding protein, with the protein MISVENLTKDYGKTRAVDNLTFSLRPGAVTGFLGPNGSGKSTTMRCIVGLDRPTSGRVLIGETQYRHLSSPLTAVGALLDGKAFHPGRTARQHLQIVAKTHGFPRERVDEVISITGLESVAKKKIKGFSLGMGQRLGIATALLGDPQVLILDEPVNGLDPDGVRWVRSMMRSLADDGRSVLVSSHLMSEMALTADDLIIIGRGRLLDSGPISKFTESNQGIRVRVSGPDMASIRSLLQQRWSVVDVAPSYGRPSGSFDVPGAEREEIGRFLFERRIEIHELTEIHSTLEDVFMELTASQVEFSSSPVSTDSPAASRSSHE; encoded by the coding sequence ATGATCAGCGTCGAGAACTTGACAAAAGACTACGGGAAGACTCGGGCGGTCGATAATCTGACCTTTTCCCTGCGCCCCGGCGCTGTGACCGGATTCTTGGGGCCGAACGGTTCAGGTAAGTCCACCACGATGCGGTGCATCGTTGGACTCGACCGCCCAACTTCCGGCCGTGTCCTCATTGGGGAAACGCAATACCGCCACCTTTCCTCTCCGCTCACCGCCGTCGGTGCGCTCCTGGACGGAAAAGCCTTTCACCCCGGACGAACGGCTCGGCAACATCTACAAATCGTGGCAAAGACACACGGATTTCCACGAGAACGGGTCGACGAGGTTATCTCGATCACCGGACTGGAGTCTGTGGCAAAGAAGAAGATCAAGGGCTTCTCGCTCGGCATGGGGCAACGCCTCGGCATCGCCACCGCGCTCCTTGGCGATCCTCAAGTGCTCATCCTCGACGAACCAGTTAACGGCCTGGATCCCGACGGCGTCCGCTGGGTTCGCTCCATGATGCGGTCGCTTGCAGACGACGGCCGCAGTGTCCTGGTCTCCTCCCACCTCATGAGCGAAATGGCACTCACTGCCGACGATCTCATTATCATTGGGCGCGGCCGTCTCCTCGATTCTGGCCCCATATCGAAGTTCACGGAGTCTAACCAGGGGATTCGCGTGCGCGTGTCCGGCCCAGATATGGCAAGTATCCGATCTCTGCTTCAACAACGTTGGAGCGTTGTCGACGTCGCTCCGAGCTATGGTCGCCCCAGCGGCTCTTTCGATGTGCCCGGAGCTGAACGTGAAGAGATCGGCCGCTTCCTTTTCGAGCGCCGCATAGAGATCCACGAATTGACCGAAATCCACTCAACTCTCGAGGACGTCTTCATGGAGCTCACCGCCAGCCAGGTCGAGTTCTCTTCCTCGCCCGTGTCCACTGACTCGCCCGCAGCCTCAAGGAGCAGCCATGAGTAG
- a CDS encoding Bax inhibitor-1/YccA family protein, with the protein MSNPITTRNPYFSSTQQRPNQFGAQRTEYGYGDQYAPDNYGYQTESEQVWDDNDGAFVTERMTYNDALNKVAILLGIALVTGTATATLLPPATWVSAATVSVIGAFIVGMILAFQRMVKPGMAIAYAVLEGVALGALTAAFELIVPGIALQTILATAIIVGVTLALHYTGTVRTTPKGRKVIIVAAFGYLIFSLVNAVLMWTGVLDRAWGIRGYEVAGIPLGVLLGGVMILVAAYMLIGDFEDINTAIVNGAPREFSWTVGIAIVMTILWIYIEVLRVIAILASDR; encoded by the coding sequence GTGAGTAACCCCATTACAACTCGTAATCCCTATTTCTCGTCTACGCAGCAGCGTCCGAATCAGTTCGGAGCACAGCGCACAGAGTATGGCTACGGAGATCAGTACGCGCCCGATAACTATGGCTATCAGACAGAATCTGAGCAAGTATGGGACGATAACGACGGCGCGTTCGTCACCGAGCGGATGACCTATAACGATGCCCTCAACAAGGTGGCAATCCTTCTGGGCATTGCGCTGGTGACGGGCACTGCCACTGCAACCCTGCTGCCCCCTGCAACGTGGGTTTCCGCCGCAACTGTCTCGGTGATCGGCGCCTTCATAGTTGGCATGATCCTCGCGTTCCAGCGCATGGTCAAGCCGGGCATGGCCATCGCATACGCTGTTCTCGAGGGCGTCGCCTTGGGTGCGCTGACGGCTGCCTTTGAGCTCATCGTTCCGGGCATCGCCCTTCAAACGATTCTCGCCACGGCGATCATTGTGGGTGTGACACTCGCCTTGCACTACACGGGAACAGTGCGTACCACTCCCAAGGGGCGCAAAGTTATCATTGTGGCGGCCTTTGGCTATCTGATCTTCTCGCTGGTCAATGCGGTTCTTATGTGGACGGGCGTGCTCGACCGGGCGTGGGGCATACGCGGCTACGAGGTGGCGGGCATTCCGCTCGGTGTCCTCCTGGGCGGAGTGATGATCCTCGTCGCGGCCTACATGTTGATCGGCGACTTTGAGGACATCAACACGGCGATAGTCAATGGTGCTCCGCGCGAGTTCTCGTGGACTGTGGGCATCGCGATTGTGATGACGATTCTGTGGATCTACATTGAGGTTCTACGTGTCATCGCAATTCTTGCCTCTGACCGCTAA
- a CDS encoding GntR family transcriptional regulator, producing the protein MSIVFDSSTPIYQQIADDIRRRIVSGELNAGDQLMSTTQYATTYRINPATANKAFALLTVDGIVFKQRGIGMFVADDAAAILREQGRQTYVSNRLAPAIREGLALGYGREDIQEFVNAILEEK; encoded by the coding sequence GTGAGTATCGTTTTCGATTCGTCGACGCCGATCTACCAGCAAATCGCCGATGACATCCGCCGTCGTATCGTCAGCGGCGAATTAAACGCCGGTGACCAGCTCATGTCGACCACTCAGTACGCCACAACGTATCGAATCAACCCGGCTACGGCGAACAAGGCTTTTGCATTGCTTACTGTGGACGGAATCGTTTTCAAGCAACGCGGAATCGGCATGTTCGTTGCCGACGACGCCGCGGCGATCCTGCGCGAGCAAGGGCGCCAAACTTATGTCTCGAATCGCCTTGCTCCTGCGATTCGTGAGGGTCTTGCCCTGGGCTATGGCCGGGAAGATATTCAGGAATTCGTTAATGCCATCTTGGAGGAAAAATGA
- a CDS encoding ATP-binding cassette domain-containing protein — MTTIEPYGVQLRGVSYRYFRHDAVTGVNADVEAGKITGLLGRNGSGKTTLEMLIAGQLKAVGDIRVAGEPVWENPRLMPNIAFISDDPAIFRDSKLATTVELWEQVRPTFSREVVESLLDAWEVSLKKSPNKLSRGQKSAFYAALGIASRSPLTIFDEVHLGMDAVLRRDFYDVLLQDFIAHPRTIMISSHNVNEIEDLIENVLIMDAGKIVVAGSGDDVRAQYSTPGQVASLTDVLAAVNNRRTGSEALAQLGKSDR; from the coding sequence ATGACCACCATCGAGCCATATGGAGTCCAGCTGCGCGGGGTTAGCTACCGGTATTTCCGCCATGATGCGGTTACAGGGGTCAATGCCGACGTCGAGGCCGGCAAGATTACGGGTCTGCTCGGGCGCAATGGCTCAGGCAAGACCACGCTAGAGATGCTGATTGCGGGTCAGCTGAAGGCAGTTGGAGATATCCGCGTCGCTGGCGAACCCGTGTGGGAGAATCCGCGCCTCATGCCAAACATCGCCTTTATCTCAGATGACCCTGCGATCTTCCGCGATTCGAAGCTGGCTACGACGGTTGAGCTATGGGAGCAGGTGCGCCCGACGTTCTCTCGGGAGGTCGTCGAATCCCTACTTGACGCGTGGGAGGTCTCCCTGAAAAAGAGTCCGAACAAGCTCTCGCGCGGCCAGAAATCCGCATTCTATGCGGCACTCGGAATCGCTTCGCGTTCGCCGTTGACCATCTTCGACGAAGTTCATCTTGGGATGGATGCGGTGCTGCGCCGCGACTTCTACGACGTCCTCCTTCAGGACTTCATCGCCCACCCGCGCACGATCATGATCTCCAGCCACAACGTCAATGAGATCGAGGATCTAATCGAAAACGTCCTCATCATGGATGCGGGCAAAATCGTCGTCGCGGGTAGTGGGGATGACGTCCGGGCGCAGTACTCTACGCCGGGTCAGGTCGCCTCGCTGACAGATGTCTTGGCCGCCGTCAACAATCGCCGCACAGGTTCTGAGGCACTCGCGCAGCTCGGTAAGTCGGACAGGTGA